The Argentina anserina chromosome 3, drPotAnse1.1, whole genome shotgun sequence genome includes a region encoding these proteins:
- the LOC126788871 gene encoding TIR-only protein-like, with protein sequence MHRSAATSFQRYLFSHQNQIQLAKHVTKPCDVFLNHRGIDTKRTIVSLLYDYLSRLNLRPFMDNKNMKPGDKLFDKIDSAIRGCKVGVAVFSPRYCDSYFCLHELAMFMESNKKVIPIFCDIKPSQLQVVDNGQCDVEKLRRFRLALEQAKNTAGLTFNSSEGNLADVVANAANCVINSLIEIDDQKHSMSPNAPFRL encoded by the exons ATGCATCGTTCAGCAGCTACTAGCTTCCAGCGCTACCTCTTCAGCCATCAAAACCAAATTCAGTTGGCCAAACACGTTACCAAACCCTGTGATGTCTTCCTCAATCACAGAGGCATAGACACAAAGCGAACAATAGTTTCTTTGCTTTATGACTATCTTTCTCGACTCAACCTGCGGCCTTTCATGGACAACAAGAATATGAAACCTGGAGACAAGCTGTTTGATAAGATTGATAGTGCAATAAGGGGTTGCAAGGTTGGTGTTGCTGTGTTCTCGCCGCGCTATTGTGACTCTTACTTTTGCCTTCATGAACTGGCCATGTTCATGGAGTCCAATAAAAAAGTGATTCCTATATTCTGTGACATTAAGCCCTCTCAGCTTCAAGTTGTGGACAACGGGCAATGCGATGTGGAGAAGCTGAGAAGGTTTAGGTTGGCTCTTGAACAGGCTAAAAACACCGCAGGGCTGACGTTCAACTCCTCAGAAGG GAATTTGGCAGATGTTGTGGCTAATGCTGCAAATTGTGTCATCAACAGTCTGATAGAGATAGATGACCAAAAGCATTCTATGAGTCCAAACGCTCCATTTCGTTTATAG
- the LOC126789490 gene encoding COP1-interacting protein 7 has translation MDSRTRLDHVLFQLTPTRTRCELVMFAAGGGNEKLASGFLEPFLTHLKCAKDQISKGGYSITLRPPGSGASWFTKATLQRFVRFVSSPEVLERFVTIEKEILQIENSLQSSELTEAEADGIKSIAIKPNSESNETIDAVPEENSKIRLQRVLETRKVVLCKEQAMAYARALVAGFELDYIDDLLSFADTFGASRLREACINFINLYKQKNEDRFWMEEISAMQALSHPQLPYLATSGIFLAGEDNEPSQNLNQSILSIGKNGLDTSVSDSTASLGSLDANQDGKAQVPNPWPNHLPQYMQNFQGPAFQQMHPYQGYMFPGMQVPPYYPGNMKWPPNMEDNGFMFDQESDDRRKHKSHRSKKKHSQERALETSEQDGSDGNTGSSYESESDDHLQNAKRHSGIEQQYRKKQGHKSSRKVVIRNINYITSKRDGESESEENSSNEDGYIDGNSIKQQVEEAVGSLERIHKSSSSRHKKQGGSKLHGSIYKSNGNEYKSEDANTPEGEKQNDNWSAFQNLLMRDEGPSSFATESHDLQIENEYLSNKTSGEGRSSEFNQEQEKVMKQRATSSEYLVVTERDTGNESKIHIPYFQGGDDVGRITKRDGTYEDLLFSQRNEDSRINSHDTLSDCANEQYKTKCPNEGDWFISNQTDSQIASNDLKPLDGVYASSVLAMDSVHAEKKREVLVDDSFMVQDRSVVDHQSDSQFRTDISFVPEYTGATQNEYSKPEFSNDKPAAFSMHEPDDLYMVLDRGSAVEQDVAPWNPEMDYEVKASSLEASEKILGVESTDSIGDEQPSNSKGKNAKTSGNPGRKDPTKEARSKLANGSLGKSRYDYLSKSKNPSSVSKSTAHKSKYEKDEEQRKRMEELAIERQKRIAERSAARGSSTATSKKLPTDTKNAKTTGPRTKNDKLTVQSPTTETKKAEKPIMRSSTIERLATARVTEKLPKALPNSGQPKKQTIKANGVAAAASSQKAPGAVNKKPSPNKTKPSEAKDGLKNSNQLLSSNSDVQEKVCGEDTAALPVELTCNAAPATQPSNALIEKNEGNLMLRREEGSCNEHPLDSDSPAPIEESAQPDQLTADADKLPRGSPVLSEDKSNYIEDSAEPQTLESPTKPLIVSAVNIDENGDTKGFPVSTEISEIEISTPPYNETASEQHHSRKKWNGDEVSPKAAKGFRKLLLFGRKSKNNPVN, from the exons ATGGACTCCAGGACTCGCCTTGATCATGTTCTCTTCCAACTCACTCCAACCAGAACAAG ATGTGAACTTGTAATGTTTGCTGCTGGTGGTGGAAATGAGAAATTGGCTTCAGGGTTTCTGGAACCTTTTCTTACACATTTGAAATGTGCAAAGGATCAGATTTCTAAAGGAGGCTACTCCATTACTCTTCGTCCTCCCGGCTCTGGTGCCTCTTGGTTCACCAAAGCCACTCTCCAAAG GTTTGTGAGATTTGTTAGCTCACCAGAAGTTCTTGAGAGATTTGTCACTATTGAGAAAGAGATTTTGCAGATTGAGAATTCACTTCAATCAAGTGAACTCACAGAGGCAGAAG CTGATGGGATTAAATCAATAGCCATTAAG CCAAACAGTGAATCCAATGAGACCATTGATGCTGTGCCAGAAGAGAATTCCAA GATTCGTCTTCAACGTGTTCTGGAAACTCGGAAGGTTGTACTCTGCAAAGAGCAAGCAATGGCTTATGCCCGTGCTTTAGTTGCTGGATTTGAATTGGACTATATTGATGATCTTTTATCTTTTGCTGATACTTTTGGAGCTTCACGGTTAAG GGAAGCATGCataaatttcataaatttATACAAGCAAAAGAACGAGGATAGGTTTTGGATGGAAGAAATATCAGCAATGCAGGCACTCTCTCATCCGCAATTGCCATACTTGGCGACATCAGGAATCTTTCTTGCTGGAGAAGATAATGAGCCCAGTCAGAATCTTAACCAAAGTATTCTATCTATTGGGAAGAATGGTCTAGACACGTCAGTGTCTGATTCAACTGCGAGTCTTGGAAGTCTGGATGCAAACCAAG ATGGAAAAGCTCAAGTGCCAAATCCATGGCCAAACCATCTTCCGCAGTACATGCAAAATTTCCAAGGTCCTGCATTTCAACAAATGCACCCGTATCAAGGGTACATGTTCCCAGGTATGCAGGTCCCCCCATATTATCCAGGGAATATGAAATGGCCTCCCAACATGGAAGACAATGGCTTTATGTTTGATCAGGAATCTGATGATCGTCGGAAGCATAAATCTCATAGAAGTAAAAAGAAGCATTCTCAAGAAAGAGCACTTGAAACTTCAGAACAAGATGGATCCGATGGAAACACTGGTTCAAGTTATGAAAGTGAAAGTGATGATCATTTGCAGAATGCTAAAAGGCACTCTGGAATAGAGCAGCAGTATAGGAAAAAGCAGGGGCACAAGTCCTCAAGAAAGGTTGTTATCCgcaatattaattatataacCTCTAAGAGGGATGGAGAAAGTGAGTCTGAGGAAAATTCATCCAACGAGGACGGATATATTGATGGGAATTCCATTAAACAGCAGGTAGAGGAAGCTGTTGGTTCATTGGAGAGGATACATAAATCAAGCTCAAGTCGTCACAAAAAACAAGGTGGAAGCAAGTTGCATGGCAGTATATATAAATCTAATGGAAATGAATATAAAAGTGAAGATGCAAATACACCAGAGGGAGAAAAGCAAAATGACAACTGGAGTGCTTTCCAGAATCTTCTCATGAGGGATGAGGGTCCAAGTTCTTTTGCTACAGAATCACATGATCTGCAGATTGAGAATGAATATCTTTCAAATAAAACCTCTGGTGAAGGGCGGTCATCTGAATTTAACCAGGAACAAGAGAAAGTAATGAAGCAAAGAGCAACTTCAAGTGAGTATCTGGTGGTGACAGAGAGGGATACAGGAAATGAAAGTAAAATTCACATACCATACTTTCAAGGTGGCGATGATGTTGGTCGCATTACCAAAAGAGATGGCACCTATGAggatttattattttcacagAGAAATGAAGACTCAAGGATCAATTCCCATGATACTCTCTCCGATTGTGCTAATGAACAATACAAAACCAAATGTCCAAATGAAGGGGATTGGTTCATCAGTAACCAAACAGATAGTCAGATTGCCAGCAATGATCTGAAACCGCTTGATGGTGTTTATGCTTCATCAGTGTTGGCTATGGACAGTGTTCATGctgagaaaaagagagaagtgCTAGTAGATGACTCTTTCATGGTTCAAGACCGATCAGTAGTTGATCATCAATCTGATTCTCAGTTCAGGACCGACATAAGTTTTGTACCAGAATACACTGGAGCCACCCAAAATGAATATAGCAAGCCAGAGTTTTCAAATGATAAGCCTGCAGCCTTTAGCATGCATGAACCAGATGACCTATACATGGTGCTTGATCGTGGTTCAGCTGTGGAGCAGGATGTGGCACCATGGAATCCGGAGATGGACTATGAAGTTAAGGCTTCATCACTTGAAGCCAGTGAAAAGATTCTTGGCGTTGAGTCGACTGATTCGATTGGTGATGAGCAGCCTTCTAATAGTAAAGGCAAGAATGCTAAAACCAGTGGAAATCCTGGAAGAAAAGATCCAACCAAAGAAGCAAGGTCTAAACTTGCAAATGGATCTTTGGGGAAGAGCAGATATGATTACTTATCCAAAAGTAAGAACCCCTCGTCTGTTAGCAAAAGCACAGCCCACAAAAGCAAATATGAGAAG gatgaagaacaaagaaagaGAATGGAAGAGTTAGCAATTGAGCGCCAGAAGAGAATTGCCGAGAGGAGTGCGGCTCGTGGTTCTAGTACTGCAACATCCAAGAAGCTCCCAACAGATACTAAAAATGCCAAAACCACGGGGCCCAGGACAAAGAATGATAAGCTTACAGTTCAGTCCCCAACCACTGAGACCAAGAAAGCAGAGAAGCCTATCATGCGGAGTTCCACAATCGAACGGCTTGCAACTGCCAGAGTAACTGAGAAGTTGCCAAAAGCTCTGCCAAATTCTGGCCAACCCAAAAAGCAAACAATCAAAGCAAATGGTGTAGCTGCAGCTGCCTCATCACAGAAGGCGCCTGGTGCTGTGAACAAGAAACCGAGcccaaacaaaaccaaaccatCAGAAGCAAAAGACGGCCTGAAGAATTCAAATCAGTTACTTTCGTCCAACTCTGATGTCCAGGAAAAAGTGTGTGGTGAAGACACAGCAGCACTCCCAGTTGAATTGACATGTAATGCTGCACCTGCAACTCAACCTTCTAATGCCTTAATTGAAAagaatgagggaaacttgATGTTGCGAAGAGAGGAAGGAAGCTGCAATGAGCATCCACTCGATTCGGATTCACCAGCACCTATTGAAGAATCTGCGCAGCCTGATCAGTTAACAGCTGATGCTGACAAATTACCTCGGGGATCTCCAGTTCTCAGTGAAGACAAAAGTAACTACATTGAAGACAGTGCAGAACCTCAAACTCTGGAATCTCCTACCAAACCTTTGATTGTTTCAGCGGTGAATATTGATGAAAATGGTGATACAAAAGGTTTTCCAGTCTCTACTGAAATATCTGAAATAGAAATCTCTACCCCACCATATAACGAAACAGCCTCAGAACAACACCACTCGAGGAAGAAATGGAATGGTGATGAAGTCTCCCCCAAAGCTGCCAAAGGGTTTAGGAAACTTCTGCTGTTTGGACGAAAGAGCAAGAACAACCCCGTCAATTGA
- the LOC126788109 gene encoding uncharacterized protein LOC126788109: MASKLLLITIIICNVIAFGLAVAAEQRRSSAKIVQDNEKNYNYCVYDSDIATGYGVGAFLFLLLSQVIVMLVSRCFCCGKPLSPGGARAWAVVLFITCWIFFFIAEVCLLAGSVSNAYHTKYRTIFGEDPPDCQTLRKGVFGAGAAFIFLNTIVSSFYYTNYSRARASFQSYGTGEATVGLGTFK, translated from the exons ATGGCGTCAAAGCTGTTGTTGATCACTATCATCATCTGTAATGTCATAGCTTTTGGGCTCGCTGTTGCAGCCGAGCAGAGGAGAAGCTCT GCGAAGATCGTGCAAGATAATGAAAAGAACTACAACTATTGTGTCTATGACTCAGACATTGCAACTGGCTACGGTGTTGGTGCATTTTTGTTCCTCTTGCTATCTCAGGTCATTGTAATGTTGGTAAGCCGATGCTTTTGTTGTGGAAAGCCATTGAGCCCTGGAGGAGCAAGAGCCTGGGCAGTGGTCCTTTTCATTACCTGCTG GATCTTTTTCTTCATTGCTGAGGTGTGCTTGCTGGCTGGTTCGGTGAGTAACGCCTACCACACCAAATACAGGACGATTTTCGGTGAAGACCCTCCGGATTGCCAGACCTTGAGAAAGGGAGTGTTTGGGGCAGGAGCAGCTTTCATTTTCCTGAACACAATTGTGTCCTCGTTCTACTACACTAACTATTCGAGAGCCAGGGCAAGCTTTCAGTCATACGGAACTGGAGAGGCCACTGTTGGTCTTGGCACATTTAAATGA